AGGCTTTGGAAGGAGGCAACTATGGAAGAAAACAGAGTAAAGAAAATGATGTCCGATAACTTGAAGATATACTATAAACGCTCGGGGCTTGAGCGTGGTGAGTTTGCAAAACGTATCGGATTTACAGAACAGGGTGTAAGTAAATGGCTTAAGGATAATGCTTGCAGCCCTCCTGATGTGGCAAATCTTGATAAGATCGCTGACGCATTGGGTGTTACCGTTAAGGATTTCTTTGAGGAACGACCTGCCCCGATGCATCCAGCGGATAAAATGGAACTTAAAAGAATTGAAACTATGATACGTGATCAGCCAGATGCTAAATGGATCGTCACCCATATGCTTGAGTATTCCAAGACGGAACTCTTTGCTTTCCGGCAGATAGTTGAGGGCATGGAGGACTTAAGAAAAACTCATAAAAAGAAATAATCAATAACCAGTTGATGAGTCTGCCAATTCTCTGTTGACAGACTCATTTTTATTATGCTATAATCATCCATATTCAAAATATAGGGGAGGTGTAACACATGAGCGTAAAG
Above is a genomic segment from Abditibacteriota bacterium containing:
- a CDS encoding helix-turn-helix transcriptional regulator, which produces MEENRVKKMMSDNLKIYYKRSGLERGEFAKRIGFTEQGVSKWLKDNACSPPDVANLDKIADALGVTVKDFFEERPAPMHPADKMELKRIETMIRDQPDAKWIVTHMLEYSKTELFAFRQIVEGMEDLRKTHKKK